The nucleotide sequence CATCTATTTTACTTCGGACTTCTTCATTTGGATATGTGAAAACGGATGCGAACAATTTATAAATTTCAAATGTTGAGTTCATTGCTTAATCCATCTGGTTATTTATGACAGGGTTTGCCGATGCGTTAAAATCATTAACCCATTTTTTAATTAATTCTTTATCCTCTGCAGTTAATACAGCGTCCGGATGAAGCGGAATGTAAATAGACATTGGCATTTCACCCTTTTCGATCTCTTCCCAAATTTCTTTTATTTTTTTAGCACGTCGTTTATCTGAGTATTTATCCCATTCAGAAAAGTTTAATTCATCTCTGCCTTTAACAACATCTTTCGATACCAGCCAGGAAACCGGGGCAATATGGCTGTACCAAGGCCATACAGTTTCATTAGAATGACAATCATAACAGCTTCTTTGCATGACTGATTTTATTTCTTTTGGAAAATTTAATTCACCAGTTACGGGCGGATTCGTTTTCTCAACTGCAATAAATTGTATTGCAATAAAGACGATTAGCAGACCTAATAAAATTCTATATATTATTTTTTTTGAAATTTTGATTTTCATATAGCACTTTTTTCATCCCTAATGGACATCTTATTGTTTAATAATAAATTAAGAACAGAAAATAATAAACTAAACACCTCTGCTCGGTTTTTCCAGGAATCCAAATCCAGTTGAGCCTTTCACATCAGCAGTGTTTTCGATCATTTCAATTGCCAGTTCACGATGTGCAGGAGGAATAACAAATCGTTCATCAAATTTAGCGAGCGATGTTAAAGCAAAAATTGCATCTGCTTTATCTGATGTTAATCCTGTATCAGTCAAAGCACCATTTGCTTTTTCTGCACTAATATCACCAACAGTTACACGTCTTCTGTGAATTCTGACTGCCATTAATTTTTTTAATACTTTCTGAATTTTTGAAGTATCGCCGGCACTGAGAAGATTTGCCATATATTGTAATGGAAATCGTGATTGATCAATAGTTCCCCATAATTCTTCCGTGCTTGTATCATAAAGCCAGTTGTCATCCCACTTTTTGGAAATCGGATCAAGTTTATCCAACTGCTCTTTATTTTTCTTTTCACTTAATGACGCCATAACCGGCAGTAGAGGTGGAACATAAAACAACATTGGCAGAGTTCTGAACTCTGGATGAAGAGGTAATGCAAGTCCCCATTCCTTAACAAATTTATAAACTGGTGAAAATTGTGCAGCGTGAATTGTTGAATCTGCAACACCGTTTGCTTTTGCTGAAGCAATAACTTCTTCGTCAAAAGGATCAAGTATAATATTCAACTGGCTTTCAATAAGATTTTCATCACTTGCTGAAGCTGCTTCATTTATACGATCGGCATCATAAAGCATAACGCCAAGATATCTTATTCTTCCAACACAGGAATGCATACACGCAGGAGCCAAACCTGCTTCGAGTCTCGGGAAACATAAAATACATTTTTCGGATTTACCTGTACTCCAGTTGTAATAAGATTTTTTGTAAGGACATGCAGTAACGCACATTCTCCATGCACGACAAACTTTTTGATTTATCAGAACTATTCCGTCTTCACCTCTTTTATAAATAGCACCTGACGGGCACGATGCAACACAAGCAGGATTTAGACAATGATTACAAATTCTCGGCAAGTAAAAGAATGCCATCTGTTCAAGCTGGAACATTGCTTCCTGTTCAGCGGGTGAAAGGTTTTCAAGATTCGGATCTTTTCTTGCATAATCAGGAGTTCCGCTAAGATCGTCATCCCAGTTTGGACCAGCTTTAATGTCTATCGGCTTACCTGTAATAAGAGATATTGGTCTTGCAGTTGGCTGATCATCCTGTTTTGGAGATTCAATCAGGTCAAGATATTTGTAAGTCCATGGTTCATAATAATCATCGATGACAGGTAAATACGGATTGTGAAAAATATTTGTTAGTCCTTTTATTTTTCCTGAACCTTTCAATGAAATACTGCCATTATTCTTTTCCCAGCCGCCTCTATATATTTCCTGATCTTCCCATTTTGAAGGATAACCGGTACCAGGTTTTGTTTCTACATTATTCCACCACATATATTCCGCACCTTTTCTGTCAGTCCAGATATTTTTGCAGGCAATAGAACAAGTGTGGCACCCGATACATTTATCCAGGTGAAATACCATTGAGATTTGTGATCTTACGTCCATAATTTTTTATTTATTATTTATTATTGATGATTTTTTTGCAATTGAACAGAACAGAGAGATGACATCTTTCTGTTCATGAAATATCTCTTCGATCTTTAAATAGAGACTTTGATTTAAATTTCCTTATAGTAATATCTAAAGATGTCATCTCTCCACATCTTTTTTCATAAATTAAAACACCACTTCATCCATCTTTTTAATTACAACGTGAGTATCCCTGTTTGGAGCCGTCGGACCCCAGTAATTAAAATGATAAGTAAACTGTCCATAGCCACCTGCAAGCAAATTTGGTTTGAGATGAACACGGGTAAAACTGTTATGTCCGCCAGCCCGTTTGTTTCCTCTCACTTGTGATTTAGGAATTCCAACTGTTCGTTCAGGTACGTGATAAACAATGCAAACACCTTTTGGAATTCTGGTGCTCACGACTGCACGGGTGCAATACACTCCATGATCATTATAAACTTCAACCCAATCATTATCATTTATACCAAGCTCTTTTGCATCAGCTTCATTTATCCAGCAAGGTTCACAGCCTCTGGATAAAGTGAGCATACGAAGGTTTTCCATGTAAGTAGAATGAATATGCCACTTACCATGTGGAGTTAGGCAATTAAATATTTTTGCTTTTCCTTCTTTCAGCGTTTCTCTTAAATCGCCGTAAACTTCCGGAGAAGGCGATGGTTTATAGGTTGGAAGATGTTCACCAAAAGCTATATACATTTCGTGATCAAGATAGATATGTTGTCTGCCTGTCAAAGTTCTCCAGGGAACTAATCTTTCAACATTGTATGTGAATGGTGCATAAGCTCTTCCATTATCCATAAGCCCTGACCATAACGGAGAATTGTTATATCTTCTTGGCTGAGCTTGAAGGTCTGCATAATTAATTTTTACATCCTTACTTCCTTCGCCAAGATCAACCAAAGTTAATCCTGTTTTCTTTTCAGCATTCTGATAAGCACGTACGGTTAAATGACCATTAGTTAATGTTGAAAGATGCAATACAGCATTTGATGCCCAGACATCTTCTTTTATTGATGGATATGATTTCCCATTAAATTTTTCAGTTTGAAAGTGATAAGATGTAATCATTTCATCATACTCTTCTTCACATTTATAACCATTGCCGTGAGCATTAAGTCCATTAGTTTTTATATTTTCCCCGAGCGAGATGTACTTTTTGTAAAGTTGAGTATAATCTCTTTCAACAATTGCAAGCTTGTGCATTGTTTTTCCGGGAATTGCTTCACATTCATTTTTATACCAATCTTTCACTGAAGGCTGTGTTATTTCGTCAGCACTATCATGTGAAAGGGGAGAAGCAACAATATCTTTCAGCGGTTCAGAAAAATGTTTTTCAGCAAGCTTGCTCGTTGAAAGTGCGATTTCCTTAAAAATACCCCAATCAGATTTTGCTTCCCACACAGGAGCGATTGCTGCGGAAAGTGGGTGAATGAATGAATGTAAATCAGTGCTGTTTAAATCTGCTTTCTCATACCACGAAGCTGCCGGCAGAACAATGTCAGAATACAATGCAGATGAATCCATTCTGAAATTAAGATCAACTACCAGATCCATTTTTCCTTCGGGTGCAATGTCATGCCATTTTACTTCCTCAGTTTTCTGATCGTTCATATCAACTGCAATGAGATTCGAATGTGTTCCCAGATAATGTTTAAGAAGATATTCGTGTCCTT is from Ignavibacteriota bacterium and encodes:
- a CDS encoding heme-binding domain-containing protein, with amino-acid sequence MYRILLGLLIVFIAIQFIAVEKTNPPVTGELNFPKEIKSVMQRSCYDCHSNETVWPWYSHIAPVSWLVSKDVVKGRDELNFSEWDKYSDKRRAKKIKEIWEEIEKGEMPMSIYIPLHPDAVLTAEDKELIKKWVNDFNASANPVINNQMD
- the narH gene encoding nitrate reductase subunit beta, whose amino-acid sequence is MDVRSQISMVFHLDKCIGCHTCSIACKNIWTDRKGAEYMWWNNVETKPGTGYPSKWEDQEIYRGGWEKNNGSISLKGSGKIKGLTNIFHNPYLPVIDDYYEPWTYKYLDLIESPKQDDQPTARPISLITGKPIDIKAGPNWDDDLSGTPDYARKDPNLENLSPAEQEAMFQLEQMAFFYLPRICNHCLNPACVASCPSGAIYKRGEDGIVLINQKVCRAWRMCVTACPYKKSYYNWSTGKSEKCILCFPRLEAGLAPACMHSCVGRIRYLGVMLYDADRINEAASASDENLIESQLNIILDPFDEEVIASAKANGVADSTIHAAQFSPVYKFVKEWGLALPLHPEFRTLPMLFYVPPLLPVMASLSEKKNKEQLDKLDPISKKWDDNWLYDTSTEELWGTIDQSRFPLQYMANLLSAGDTSKIQKVLKKLMAVRIHRRRVTVGDISAEKANGALTDTGLTSDKADAIFALTSLAKFDERFVIPPAHRELAIEMIENTADVKGSTGFGFLEKPSRGV